CTTATGCAATTTCACTGTGCCCTCCCTACCCCCTTCTGACCCTCTTTCCTCCCTAGGGGATGCTCTGTCAGTGGCAGGCTGTGGCTGGCATCTGGAGGATACTGCACAGCAGATGTACCAGAGCTTGACCAAGATCCTGGACACCCTGCCACCCCAGACGGTGAGAGCCTTCTGTGGGGTccacatgcctggtactgaactTCTTCCTGGTACAACCTGTGCTTCTGTACCGGTCCTGCTTCGGTAAAGGTGGTGTGGACCAGAGTGGGTTGGATGCTAGGTTATGGATGAGTGCCTGTCCCTTCCTTGACTTGGGGCAGTGTGTGTTCACTGAGCTCCCTCTTCTTGCAGAAGGTGTTCTGTGGTCATGAGCATACACTGAACAATCTTGAATTTGCGCAGAAAGTGGAGCCCTGCAACGACCATGTGCGAGCTAAGCTGTCCTGGGCCCAGGTGCGTCCTTTTCTGGCTCCACaacaggggtggaggcaggggtaGTCTTCCTGAGGTTTGGGGGAGTCCAGAAAGGAAGTCACTGGGGAGTCAGACTGACGCTTTTGCTGGCTGCAGCTGGCCAGGCCAGTCTGCCCTGCTACAGACCGTCTGCCACCCACCTTAATCTCCCTGTGGCTGTTGGATCCCAGCTGTAATCAGGGGCCTGTGCTCTTTGCAgaagagagatgatgatgatataCCTACTGTGCCTTCGACACTGGGTGAGGAGCTCTTGTACAACCCTTTCCTGAGGGTAACGTAAGTATGGCTGTGTCCTGGGCCTTCTTCCTGTGGTGGGGCCTGGGCCTTTGTTCCAGTGGCTGGGGCAGCCTCAAGAGGCCGTGTGCACTGCCAGCCCGAGTGTCCCCGTGGAGCAGTCTCAGGACTGGCTGGCATCCTTGGGGCCTCTTTGGCAGTCATTTGGGTAGTTAGGAGGGTATCTAGGGACTGTTTATTGAGCTGAGTGTCCCTGGCATCAGGGAAGGGCATTTGTTAAGGGCCCTCTTCCTTCTGTGCAGTGCTCTGCTTGGCCCCACCCCCATAGGCAGCTGGCCAGCCCCACAATTCCCCAGCACACTCTTCCCTGCAGAGAGGATCCAGTTCGTGAGTTCACAGGCCAGGTGGCACCGGCCCAGGTCCTGGAGGTACTCTGCAGGGAGCGAGCACGCTTCCAGCTTGCTTTGGAGCCACCGCAGACCCAGGTTCGGGCACTCCTGGCCTTACAGTGGGGGCTTCTGAGTACACCCCAGGAAAAATGAGCCATGTGGGGAGGCTGCTTGTCTCCACACCCCTTCTCCTGATCTCAAGCTGACTGGAACCCTGGCCTCCAGAACATTCCTCTGAGGCCCTGCCACCCCGCTTTAAAGAACCAGCAAATGGTGCTTTCCCTGTCTCTACTGCTCAGGGGGGCCAGACAGGCGGACTCTCTGGAGGAGCTGTTGTGGGCCCTGAGACATACATGTCTGGGGGCTGAGAAGGGTGAATAAAACTTTGAAAGGCCCAGTGTGGTGCCAGACACACAGGAGATGCTTCCAGAGGTGCAGACCTGTTTATTAGTGGTGAGGCTGGGTGAGAGACGACCTATGGAGTTCTCACAGCCATACAGGCTTGGTGCTATCTGACTGCCCAGACGGCAGCCAGTTTTCGGAGGATCAGGTGCCCACTAGGCTCAGACTTGATACCTGCCCCATCTATACATTGTAGCTTTAGGAGTTAGCCGCAGAAACGAAACGGCTCATACTCAGGCTACTACAgccagagggcagggcagggaataTGCCCATGGCTCTGGGCCAGCAGGAGAGATTCTGGAACCTCACTGAACCTTTAGCCTCCTTGGCTACCCCTGATCCTGCCTGCACTCGCACCCTGCAGAGCTCAGTGTGGAATCTGGAGGTGCACAGGCCATAGCAACATTACCAACCAGAGGCACGCAGGTCATGTACTGCCAAGGACACGGGTGGCTAGTGACCCACTTCAGCACAGAATCCAAGTCATCCTTGTGGTTCTCCTTGACTTCTGAAGGTCTCTGGTGTGTTCTCTGTTGCTGATACCCACACGGTCTTCCTTGGAGTCTTGGTGCTAGCTGCTGGGGCTCTCAGACTCTCAAGGCCCCCTACCACCTGATGCTGAGGCCTGAGTTGGTCTTCTCCACAGCGTGGTATTGCGTGTGCAGCAAGCGGCGGGTCTGCTCGGATCCCTCACCTCGCAGCCAGTGCTGGTACAGCTCCTGGACCCCAGGTGCATCTTCGGGTGCCTCGTTCCTCACCATGCTGTACAGTCTTTCCACCTGCTGGAGGAGCTCCCGGCCTTGTATATCTGGAGCCTTGAGCTGGCCCCCTCCATTCAGGCAGCCTGTGGCAGAGCACAGGGCATGGTGGGAGGTCAGGTTAGCCCCCTGACtcccgggggtggggaggggacgtGTCCCCCTCCTGTCCAGCCCCTTCCACCTCCCACTGGCGGCAAGCTGCTGTGTGATGTAGGAGGAACTACCTGAAGGGCAGGCCATGACCTCCACGTAATGGTAGGGACAGCGGCCTCGTTTGAGCTTCTGTACAAGGTTCTGGATGTTGCGGAAGCCATAGGCCACAGCAAAGCGCAACAGCACCTGGCCTTCCCTCTCTAGCGTCACCTCCTGGAAGTCCTTGTTCCTGAAAGTGTAGAGGGCTTGTGAAACTGCACATTGCCATGCAAAGCTGTCCCTGCGCAGGTGCAGAAGCCTCCTGGCTTTGCTGCTTGCAGGCAGGGGAGGGATGATGGAGAAGGGGTACAGCTTGCATCCATGGGCCCACCCCGTAACCTCACCCCCAGGTGCCGTACCCAAGCCAGGCACCTGCTAATTCTAGCTCAGGGTCTCTGCTGAGGAGACTGAAGCGAGTGCCCTGGCCTGCTTGCTCACACCTCGTGCTCGTGAGACACACTTGTGCCAAGGGCTCCAGGGGTCTTCCCC
This Peromyscus maniculatus bairdii isolate BWxNUB_F1_BW_parent chromosome 8, HU_Pman_BW_mat_3.1, whole genome shotgun sequence DNA region includes the following protein-coding sequences:
- the Haghl gene encoding hydroxyacylglutathione hydrolase-like protein isoform X3; amino-acid sequence: MKVKVIPVLEDNYMYLIIEEHTREAVAVDVAVPKRLLEIAGREGVSLTTVLTTHHHWDHTRGNAELAHLRPGLAVMGADERICALTRRLAHGEELRFGAIHVRCLLTPGHTSGHMSYFLWEDECPDPPALFSGDALSVAGCGWHLEDTAQQMYQSLTKILDTLPPQTKVFCGHEHTLNNLEFAQKVEPCNDHVRAKLSWAQKRDDDDIPTVPSTLGEELLYNPFLRVTALLGPTPIGSWPAPQFPSTLFPAERIQFVSSQARWHRPRSWRYSAGSEHASSLLWSHRRPRFGHSWPYSGGF
- the Haghl gene encoding hydroxyacylglutathione hydrolase-like protein isoform X2, with product MKVKVIPVLEDNYMYLIIEEHTREAVAVDVAVPKRLLEIAGREGVSLTTVLTTHHHWDHTRGNAELAHLRPGLAVMGADERICALTRRLAHGEELRFGAIHVRCLLTPGHTSGHMSYFLWEDECPDPPALFSGTLQPGLIIHLCNFTVPSLPPSDPLSSLGDALSVAGCGWHLEDTAQQMYQSLTKILDTLPPQTKVFCGHEHTLNNLEFAQKVEPCNDHVRAKLSWAQKRDDDDIPTVPSTLGEELLYNPFLRVTEDPVREFTGQVAPAQVLEVLCRERARFQLALEPPQTQVRALLALQWGLLSTPQEK
- the Haghl gene encoding hydroxyacylglutathione hydrolase-like protein isoform X5 translates to MKVKVIPVLEDNYMYLIIEEHTREAVAVDVAVPKRLLEIAGREGVSLTTVLTTHHHWDHTRGNAELAHLRPGLAVMGADERICALTRRLAHGEELRFGAIHVRCLLTPGHTSGHMSYFLWEDECPDPPALFSGDALSVAGCGWHLEDTAQQMYQSLTKILDTLPPQTKVFCGHEHTLNNLEFAQKVEPCNDHVRAKLSWAQKRDDDDIPTVPSTLGEELLYNPFLRVTEDPVREFTGQVAPAQVLEVLCRERARFQLALEPPQTQVRALLALQWGLLSTPQEK
- the Haghl gene encoding hydroxyacylglutathione hydrolase-like protein isoform X4, with product MKVKVIPVLEDNYMYLIIEEHTREAVAVDVAVPKRLLEIAGREGVSLTTVLTTHHHWDHTRGNAELAHLRPGLAVMGADERICALTRRLAHGEELRFGAIHVRCLLTPGHTSGHMSYFLWEDECPDPPALFSGTLQPGLIIHLCNFTVPSLPPSDPLSSLGDALSVAGCGWHLEDTAQQMYQSLTKILDTLPPQTKVFCGHEHTLNNLEFAQKVEPCNDHVRAKLSWAQKRDDDDIPTVPSTLERIQFVSSQARWHRPRSWRYSAGSEHASSLLWSHRRPRFGHSWPYSGGF
- the Haghl gene encoding hydroxyacylglutathione hydrolase-like protein isoform X1, giving the protein MKVKVIPVLEDNYMYLIIEEHTREAVAVDVAVPKRLLEIAGREGVSLTTVLTTHHHWDHTRGNAELAHLRPGLAVMGADERICALTRRLAHGEELRFGAIHVRCLLTPGHTSGHMSYFLWEDECPDPPALFSGTLQPGLIIHLCNFTVPSLPPSDPLSSLGDALSVAGCGWHLEDTAQQMYQSLTKILDTLPPQTKVFCGHEHTLNNLEFAQKVEPCNDHVRAKLSWAQKRDDDDIPTVPSTLGEELLYNPFLRVTALLGPTPIGSWPAPQFPSTLFPAERIQFVSSQARWHRPRSWRYSAGSEHASSLLWSHRRPRFGHSWPYSGGF